The Elaeis guineensis isolate ETL-2024a chromosome 12, EG11, whole genome shotgun sequence sequence GCATTAGTATTAGTTAAACTTTCTATTCAGTGCATAAGTTTTTCTTTTGTATCAAATGCCAGCCGCTCATATTGTATTGGTGCAAAATCTTCCTTGGATGTTTGAAAATGCTGGCAAAGAGATTGTGAGGGCTGAAAGTCCCTAGAGAGATGGTTTCAGCATGtcctttttatttgatgaattgtCCTACCCAGTTAATTGTGTTTGTATCCCCAGATGGATGCTGTTATCAAACTCAACATCTTCCTGTTGTCaaatagttttttttcttttctttctttctttctttctttctttcttttttttttgttgtggggTTTTGGGGGGGGCGCGAGGCGGTAAACACAAGGAACAACCTGTATGGCCATGGCAGCATAATGGATGAGATGGTTTGGAAAGTAGATATCAACTAACATAATCAGCAACTATCACTTGGAAAGAAAATTGAAACCAACATTTCTCTGATTCTTGTGGTACACAAGGAACAACCTGAATGGCCAGCTTGAGAGATGGTAAACACAAGGAACAACTTTACCCTTGTGGTTTGCAAAGGCTATCTGTGCAGCTTGAGAGATGGTAAACACAAGGAACAACCTGAATGGCCATGGCAGCATAATGGATGACCTGAATGGCCATGGCAGCATAATGGATGAGATGGTTTAGAAAGTTGATATCAACTAACATAATCAGCTACTATCACTTGGAAAGAAAATTGAAACCAACATTTCTCTGATTCTTGTGGTACATTCTGAGAACTAATATGTTCCTACATGAAATGAGTACTCAATGCTATTTCTTATGTCATACCTGAAActctatatataaattaaatatttgggcTTCTCCCCACAAACTGATTTCCTGTATCATTTCCTTTCAAGAGTTGCATCTTTAACAAAAATGTGAAAGTTTGGATTTTAACATCTTGTGGCCTGATACGCCTTCAGACAGAATTGAAAGCTAGCATAGGTGAAACAGTTGAGTCAACGTCCGTGTCAGGCAACATGTGGTACTGACCTAAACAATATCTGTGGTTAAAACTGCAAAGGGAAAACTTTCTTGTCATTCCCTATTGAAGCACGAGAAGCCCATTAAAACCCCGActagattttttagcattacaattATGAATCTATTTTTGGATTCGGTCCATTtcctcctttaaaaaaaaaataaaagaagaagaagaagaagaaggagaatagCATTATTAAGTTCGACGTCTGACATTGGTAACATCTGGTGTTTGGTATTCATAATAAGAATAGATCTTCACTGATAAGCACCAATATTAGCAAGTCAGCAGTCATCTTGCTTGGAAGCAACCTCATTTTCACATTCTGAAATTCTGCAGTCCAGCAGGAGAAATCCGAAATTGCCAGAATATCCCTTGAAAACTGCAAAAACCTGATAAGGTGGATACTGAGATAAAGGCAGCCAGAAAAGCTTGGCAGTCCATGGTAGTAACTGTTTCCCTGAGGTTGGATAATAGCAGCCTTTACTGAGAAGTAAGAGCAACAGAAATCTTCCAGGGCGGTAAACCATACGGGGCATGTGGAATGAACAATATCAGTAGAATTTTATGACAATCTGCTCCTCAACTAGGAATTTGATTCTGAACAATCCCCTGTTAATCAATATATGACCTACTGAGTTAAAGGTAATTACATTTTGAGAGAACAGCAAGTCATATATAATTGAATTAGAAGTTCTGTATCTATCAATCAGCAGTTTAAGCATCATAAGTGTCAAACAGTGCATATTGGTGTTTAAGCAATCATGTGGTAAACGCCAACAAGACCTGGTTCCACAACTTCCCTGGAGAACCTGATACCACAAGTCAAGCATAGTCTAAACCAATCTGCAAAGAACAAGCTCACATGAACAACTGCAACTGGATTCAAAGTAATGCATAAGAGAAGAATAATTCATGGCACACAAAAGACTAGGAGTTGCGGAGATGCCTCACTCCCCAGCAATTACCCTGTACTATGTCATGGAGCTGTGGTTggtaattgattatgagaatataAATCAAAGTCCCCATCCATAGCAATCCCTGCCACACAGTCAGCAGCCCAGATATCTTCACGAGATGTATAAACAATAGTGCAATTTTGAGAGCCTTTTAACCATTGTTGAAGCTCACTTAATATAGGAAACTGCTTAGGTTGCCTACCGTTCACTGAGTTCACCCAATTTACAATTGtattagaatcaccttgtagatgtatGTTCTGTATCTGAAATTCAAAGTGAGCAATATTGACATCGAGCCATGCTGCAATTAGTTCAgcatatggcatagtaagaagggGTAAGAGCTTACCACCTGCTTGAGTAAAGAACCAGCTGCTGCCTTCGATTTTTCAACTGAAGAATCAAAGTTTGCTAAGATATCTCCAATGGGAGGGGGTTGCCAAGAAACCATAGGATAATTGTCAAATGAAAGAGGATAAAGATAGTCACCCCAGTGTCATAATGGAGCTATATTGGATGTAATCGAAGACAATAACACAGTATCGAAGATCACCTTTCTTACCAATTGCTGAGGAGTACATTGAGCCTTTGTATGGGGAAAAACGCTTTTCCACTAGGTAGCAGTCCAATCATTAGTTAATTAACATATTCAACATTTTACATTTCAATAATTATACTAgtttaaaaaatgatattttaggCTTTAACGGTGGCATTATAACATACATGTGTTAGTTTCCGAGTGGTCAATAGTAGTTTTATAGCAACCGCAGTTTTATTCCCTGGAGCAAAGTTGAATTGGCAAGGTCCTATTTCCTTTCTATGGAGAATTAGGCAAAAAGCAGTATTGGATGGGGAGTGGAGACATGGTCACTACTAAAAATTGGAACATTGGTATCATCAACAAGATTGAACACAGGCCACTTATGTAGTTACAAGGCTTGTCATTCTAGCAATTGTCCCTAAAAAATGTAACAGCTTAAGACTCAATCATTACGATAGATTGGACAAAGATGGTTGAGAGTTGATATGAGAATCTGTATGGCCGTATATTTAGTCTCACATTGATTATTCACagagaaaattttagatatttatacaGGACCAAGAAACCTAAATAATACCTTTTGACTAGTCTTTTTGGATGAAATCTTATGTTGTTACTAATGTTATCAGAGCCAACTCAACCCATAGCCTATGTAGACTAAGAGATACTGCGGTACGAATTCATTGGCTCGATCACGATCAATCGTAATATTTATGAATGGATGTATGGATCTAAGCCCTTAGCTTGATGAGTATGAACATGTATGTAGTTCCATATCGGTTATCATACACAAGCGATGCATTAGAACTAGTAATATTCCATGTACACTGCACCAATGCACTCCAACTCCTATCTTAATATGGTCCATCTAATTAATATGGCTTCAAAAGCTGACATTGTGTTCTACCCAGAGCATGACACCCTCTCCCGAGTTTATTGTTGTCTGAGGTAAAACAGTTGCCTTTTCGGcctttattcaaaaataaacaaaataaaaaataaaaaagaaaagaaaaaaacataCCAACATTCTTATGAAACTTGCTTACACATATATATTCATGTTTTACCCAATCAATTGCAGTAAACTACAAACCTTAAAAGCACGGAAAAAAACACACGAGTTGAATCTTATGAAACATACCTACATATATATTTGTGGATTAATTTCACAATTTAGTAGATGTGTCAGTGGTAAGGTTGCCCATCCATGCTGGCGGCACCATTCCAGTCTGTTCCTGCACTGTCTTGAACAATGGTGGTAGCATACGATACACCCCTGCCACCTCCTTCATCGCCCCTCCATCAGATGCCTCTTTATCGTTTGTCCATATACTGATCTTTGGCTGCAGACCACGCACAGCATCAGCATTGGTTTTGGCAATTTCCTGGTACATTCCACCATTGATCATCAGATAGTCCCTTAAAGCAGCATAATTCCCTCCCAAGGCGTCTAACAATGTGCGCAGGTAAATGCCCTGGGCTTCTGCGAGTGTGATCAAGCCTTCGGCCTCCTTTTTCTTTGCATAGAGCTCCCCCTCAGCCTCCTGCCGGCGAGCAAAAAATGCAGCTTCTGCTGCGGCCTTACGAGCTTCAGCTGCCCTCTCTTGCTCATACAACTGGGCTTCAGCTTCTTTCtgtttcttatagagctcccagTTTGCCTCTTGGACCTGTAATAAATGTCCATCAACTATTTAATGTACTTGGTTTTTATTTATAGTAGAGACATCCTTGAATGCAAATTATGTCATAGTAGAGACACAGAAAGATGATATGATGCAATAATTCATGAAAAGAGACTTTGTtccaagtgtttttttttttttggttccaaGTGCTAATTCAACCCAGCTATAACTTATGCCCAGACCATTATAGCAATTTTATGtcgctaaaattttgtctaattcTTAGTTAGGCGAAACTTTCAGTGCTTATATTTTAACAAGGTTTGCTTCATGAAAATTTTGATGATGATGACTATGAGAACCAACAAAATTAGTGCTTCTTATAATCTTTGTCATCTTACCTTCATCTCGTAATCAACTACGGCATGGCTGAGTTTCTCTGCCTTGAGCTTTTCGGTCTCCCGCATCGCGTTCCTCCGTTCCACCTCCATCTGCAGCTCCGCCTCTCGTATCGCCACCGCCTTCTCCGCCTCCACCTCCGCCACCCGCGCTCCCCTCGCCCACTCTGCCTTCCTCTTGGCCAACTCCGCATCCGCCTCCGCCACCTCGGCCTCCCTATTGTTTTCAAAAATCTTCACCTCCGTCCGCACCCGCACCTCCTCCTTCCttccctccccctccctctgcttcgaATACACCCTCGTCTCCGCATCGATCTTCGCCGCGTTCTGCAGCGTCCTCCCCTCCCTCTGCTTCGCTCCGATCTCCCCCTTCATCCTCGCCTCCGCCACGTCCACCTTCGCCTGGTTCGCCGCCTCCTGCTGCGTCTTCTGCCCGAGGTAGCTAAAATACTCGTGGCCTCTCACGTCCACCAATTGCTTGACGTTGGCATTATAGATCAAGAGCCCAAACTGGTTGAGCTCCAGCTGGACTTTCTCGAACACTTCTTGCTTGAAGGACTTGGTGCCTCTGAAGATCTCCTCCATGGTCATGGAGGCAGCGAGGACTCGTGTCTCCCCCTCGATGACGCCCTGAACGAGCTCCTTGACGTGGTTGGAGAGCTTGTCGTGGGGGGAGATGAGCTTGGCGTACTTCATGAGGCTGTCGGGGTCATCGACACGAGGGCCGATGGTGAAGACGGCAGGGAGGACGAAGGGGAGCTTCTCGGCGCTCATCGCCTGTACCTCGAAGGTGTAGTTGACGGGGGAGACGTCGAAGACGGTGCATGACTGGCCTGGCATGATCCATCCCTTCTTGGCGAGCTTCACGTCTTGGATGCCATAGCCCGTGATGGCCAAGTACTCGGAGGCATTGGCCACCTTGTAGGAGAAACCCATTTTTCTGGAGGTGGTATGAGGCTAGGAGAAAGAATTAGAGGTATGGAGCTTAGGATTTGTGGTTAGGTGGGGAGGAAACGATCTGGGCTGGGTGGTATACATAGTGGAAATGGTGACTCCAGACGCTGGTTGGAATGTTGGAGACGACTCGGTAGAAACAGAATTCTCAAgcagtttgattggatcaacatTGGAATGTTGCCGAGCAATTTCATGAATATATGGCCCATGCCCATAAAAAAGGAAATTGTAATTCCTTAAAATTTCTTTCAAACAAAAATGTAGTCAGTCTTTGATACGCAATTGTTTGACTTTGGGAAGGTCGGATTGCACAGCCGTGATTTTTGATATTTGTGTTTTATCCCTCCTTGTACGGCTCCTTTGGAAAATTTAAAATGAATAGATTTTATGGAAATGATAGTGCGGTTACattttagtaaattttttttttataaaaaagtaaATCGATGAATTTGGAAAATGGGCATTGTTAAAAACTAACCTTCTTTGttctttttcccccttttttttttttttttctttttttttgtgtagaGCATGATTTAAGAAGTGGATTTCATTAAGAAACCTTGTAGATAAACAGTAGCTTTAAAAAATACCTAAAATAGCTGTATTTGTTAAGTTTGAAGGAGTAGTTGGTGCCGGTAAATTGGGTTGCATCCTCGCACGAAGgaatgattattatttttttttttttacataaccaTCATACCTATATAGATCTTAAAATGCTTCAAACTCTCTGTTTTATTTATTTGCAAAGGTCAAGCGGTTCTCTGTCAGTTAATTTCTATTGGATAAATCTTATTTCAATacgaatataaaaaatataaatcattcCTTCCCACAAAACCAACAACCCAGATCTGATAAAATTTGCATTATGTTTGAATACAAAAGTATAAAAAGATTGGATTCTTGAATGCGTCATCCTTtactttaaatttttctttttaaataaaaaattttgctaaAGATCTAAAGATTTTATCCAAAATAATATCTAAGATGTTACCAAAAGAAACCAGCCACTATTCAAGTATTCAAGATTTATCCAGTATCCTCGTGCGTTCTACTTAGGGTAATCGATTTAGTTCCCCATCCAAAACAACCCGATGCGTCCGAATCTTTCTTATCACTTGCCGGGAATTCTAGCGGGTCCTGTTCAACTTatatccaccaaaaattgccgTCGGAAATTCTGAATACCATTTTGACGAAGTAGGAAGCATTGTCCATATAAATAAATGTGATGTGTCATGAAATATCTGGATAAGTTTGAAATGATTAAAAAAATGACAAACTTGCCTTCTTGTTGGCTCGTATGATAGCCTCTAAGTCATCCATTTGGAGGATTGGAAGAAGCCACGGCAGGTCCATTTCTTGGGCATTGATCAATTTACCCAGCTGGGCACCCACACCCCAAAATAATGTGAGATAATAAAATCTTGGAGCAATCATATGGCCCATGCAAACACTAGGGTGGTGACAGTAAATCTTCATTTTTGGGTCTACGTCATCTAAAGACAACCATATTATTTTAAGCATTCTTGTTCGGCAAATTTGGATGTTTTCACTAACGatataaatttgaaaataaatatcttCCATTAGAAACAAGTGATATGTTTTTAAATAGTAAGATCAACGTAGGTAGCAAGCTGGTTTATGCTTGGACTTTTCAAGACTCTCTTGCTTGGCTAAACAAGggcaaaatattttagatatttctATTTGTTTTAATCTCTTGAATAAGCTCAAGCTCTTCTCTTAACTGGTGCTATTATTATTGACCTACCGTGCTTATGCAAACACCagaaccataaaaaaaaaaaaaaaaaaactaaggccCTATAAGATAATATAGAATTCGGCGCGGAAGACATGTTcgattttctatttctttttcttcttttgtttctttttttcagCCAATTGTATTATTCTAAGCATTCTTGTTCAACAAAATTGGATGTTTtcactaaaaatataaatttaaaatagataccTTCTATTAAGAGCAAATGGTGTATTTTTAAATAGTATGATTAATGTAGTCAGCAAGCTACTTTATGCTGGGTCTTTTTCAAGCCTATCTTGCTTGGCTAATCAAGGGCAAAATATTCTGAATTTTTCCATTTGTTTTGATCTCTTGAACAGGCTCAAGCTCTTGTCCTAATTGATGCTATTGTTATTGACCTAGCATGCTCATGCAAACACGGGCATCAAAAAAAACTAAAGCCttttatttaaagaaaaaaaaaaatagaacccgaTGCAGAAGACATGTTTggttattctatttctttttgttATTCTATTTCTTTGTCTTCAGCTAACTATATTATTCTAAGCATTCTTGTTAAACAAAACTGGATGTTtcactaaaaatataatttaaaaataattatcttcTATTAGGAACAAATGATATGTTTTTAAACAGTAAGATCAATGTTGTTAGCAAGCTAATTTATGTTAGGTCTTCTTCGAAGTTATCTTGCTAGGCTAATCAAGTGGTAGAatggtttaaaattttttatttgttttcatCTGTCAAACGGCTCAATCTCTTGTCCTAACTCTTTAACTGGTGTTATTGCTGACCTACCATATTAATGAAAATACTTAGATATTTTTTCCAATgcaaaaaatatgtttgattatctttttttttttaaaataacttTCATTATTTCtagaagtaaaaaatttttactttcattttTCTTGAAAGTAGATTTTTACTCCTCTGTCATCCTCTCGGTCCAACCCCTCAATCTCGACACAGCCCTTCCaccttatataatataatatatatgatataataaattataataaatattatataatatgtagTTAAAAGTCAATTACTTAGTTGCCACATGGATGCTAGTGTCTTTTGGATTGGTCAAATATGAGAGGAACAACATCGCTTCTTGCAGAGGGCCTCTGCAATACCCCCAACTTACATGATATATAataactatatattatattatattattactattataataattatataataatataagtaattttataataatatgtaatataatataatacagcaataatataattattatatgataataataaattaaaatatcgaataaaataattatataatatataattgtaATAATTAatgttaatattaaattttattattatatgtaatattataccttattaaaataataataatcatataacagtaattataataatatttaaaaaaccttaatgaaatattttctttattcaaattataatatataattattataataattttagatagatttttctagctatataatatataatatcatatagtaatataataattataacaataTTTACCACCAAGGTGTAGAcccttattattaaaaaaaaaagagaggaaagaaaacatATTTTCTATTGTAGgaaatctgaaaaaataaaaacaaattttctagttctattttttttaaaaaatagaaatgatACCAAATGTAGCCTAAATCTTTTTTTTCCTGTCCAGATCATCTTAAGCCAGCTTTATTTTCCAAACATTTTTTAACAAAATTGACTGTTttcattaaatatttaatttaaaaataaatacttTTCTATTGAAAGCAAATGATATATTTTCGTATAATCAAATCAACGTACTTAATAAGCTAGTTTTTTGTTGGATCTTCTTCAAACTTATCTTGTTGGGCTAATTAATCAAGGGGCAGAAAAAATTAGACTTTCTATTTGTTTGATCACTTGATGGGCCCAAGCTGTTATCCTAATTGGTGCTGTTGTTATCGGCTTATCATTTGCGTAGCCTATTTTCATGCTAAACAGgttcaatgattaaaaataaataaataaccatTATGCTAGATCCCCTTGAAACTGTTATTAGCTATTATAACCGTTATAATAGTTAATAACAGTTATAACAGCCATTATTTATCTCAAACaagcaatttttaaattttaatattcaaaTAATCATCATAATAATGGCTATTATAAcagttttttttcactttttattagataaaaataatatctctATTGACCTTGCGGTCGATCACGGAGAAAATCTTCttagcaaaaaaataaattatgaaaatattttatttaaaaaatgtaCTGGTAAAAAAACATAATTGCTGTAtatgtgaaggaaaaaaaaaaactatttatcaTGTGATGATTACTTTAACATAATGGTTATTacacaaatttttttattatttatttatctaagtcaatatttttcaaattcacatatcatatgCTATGTGTGTATTTGTTTGTAAAGAGTAAAGAAAGATGATGGGAGGGAAAGAAGCCGTGAGAATATCTTGTATCTTATACTTCTTATTTTTATAGACTACATAAACCTCAATGGATGGGGTCCATGCCCATTCACCACCTATTTTTATAGACTTTATTCTGACATgcattttcactattttttttaaataaatacatCTCTTCACATATACTCTATTAAATAGAAATGCCACATTAAATTAGGAACATATTTATCAAATGTATTTCTTGTAAAGTGATAAAATGCATGCACTGCACTTATCAACCACCGGtctatatttaataataaaaaccaAGCATAAAATGGACGCATGCCCCTAAGTTTGCACCGCCTCTACCTTTGAGCATGATCAATTTCGCTGTTTAACAAGATGTTGTTCCTTACCAAAGAACCACTTGGATCATTGATCGTCCAAGCCACCTCTTAGATGTACAATTTTTTTATTAGTTAATCTTCAAAAAAATCAAGACTCTATATTGGAGCATTTGTTAAGGTttcaatctttttttattttccaaCTAACAACCATGTGCATTATATATACCATATAGTACCATATAaaacaaatatttaaaaattggcTAGTCATTCGCCTATATAATTCTTACATAACAACTATGAAAAATGAAATCGGAGTTTAGATACATAATTACATCTACGGAATATgcagtgatggcatatgtggaacatatggtggcggcgtatatctcatatctggcgcatcggctgctccataccaaggcgcacagctatatggatcaacatcaATTGCCATCAATATTTCGAAACTTATTCTCTCTATCTcatgcagtatccgaatccgttcgtcctcatcagtcgtagataaaacatgacgagcatccaacacaaaatccgacatagaatcagtctacaaaataaaaataaaacagtcaatatactataaaatataaaataaaaatataacacaaacaacataaactaattttcgtagtcttaccaaaagacgcacagcagaactctcgccgTCGTATCCGAAAattgcataccgaggctgtccaatgactcgcactgtaatgctaaaaaatcaagccatgtagtcatcaatatatgaacggcctctcaaaatgagatcactaagaacaatgtgatctcgacgtgcatctcaAATATCGATGTATTTTGCATGTCTGATAtaccagtcaatacgagctctccctcgtcgatcaatacgatgaagtccttggctggtatcaaactattTTGAGATGCCctaaatctgaccaaactgccgcaggacacgatcggaaagatgccactctactatatcaaaacaaataagtggtaccctagcagtccatatgtcatatccaactgtacacatctgcggcaatatagccaatatctcatctgtatatggctcccacaaaaactgatagagttaaaataaaaaaaattagtaagctaaaattttaatagattatgaatactgtaaaataatatttataaaaaatttaaaatttatccgtctatatgtatcaactaatgtatccaactggcacctataaatccatgccactctcgtcgatacgtgatgaatgttgaatgcaacgttccatttgtttcacaatctactcatattAAATAACGTGTGAACATAGATATTTGTACATGTTCCActtttcacaagaatattttctttcggctaaagtaacagtatgaaaattttctccacctcatAACCCTGTGCTTGCTCTCCtcataagcacttcatatatacctcttagAATATTGAAtactgttactcggtgctggttagctttaacttgatcttcagcaatcttaattgcaatatgagaagtaaaaagattatttgaattctcctctacatatcttaagacttgggcatGCCTcatattgaagtatttcacaagacgataaaatgtcatttgaacacaagctataattggcacatttctaactcctcgtaaaatactgttaaaaatcttcaacaaatttatagttaagacaccatagcgcaggccatcatcatgtaccaacgtccacttctccttttctatctcggacaaccagcttcaagcttcttcattcactgttctgatcctacccataataaagttgaacttgagaaCTTGATGattgcttcctgcttgccatactattTTTTTCAGttgcatatttttaaaatgagtgttgaaattactgcagatatgtcttaagcagtatcgatAATAGGCacatggtggactccatccaatagactcatctgcgatgataTTTAATAAacctagtgtgccaatcatcctttcACTGACATATTTGTGGTCTTAACAcaaccccgtaaacaaacaagtgtgaagaccctcatattttatgatttaaaaatatctatattttttcaataatataGCACGAAACTTTCATTtacaattttgaacattatctgatgatgcgcatcgtacggaccataatttcgaatgcgactgaactacattgtatgtccgatgctttataatgtgataaagatcaacagctctccttacataatttttactctcaaacattagacctttagaaaattcagtcatcaaggaatcccaaaactgatagtcagaattcaatcttcgaccagcactaatacaaccaccatcatctaaatttatatcgttaaaaagtTATGGGGGTTCGTGCAAATGAGAttgaggttctcccacattaatattagcctgaacatcttcatcagtattctcatcttcaccatcatcatcattactgctactgtcctcatccatccaatagtcttcatc is a genomic window containing:
- the LOC105055366 gene encoding flotillin-like protein 3; protein product: MGFSYKVANASEYLAITGYGIQDVKLAKKGWIMPGQSCTVFDVSPVNYTFEVQAMSAEKLPFVLPAVFTIGPRVDDPDSLMKYAKLISPHDKLSNHVKELVQGVIEGETRVLAASMTMEEIFRGTKSFKQEVFEKVQLELNQFGLLIYNANVKQLVDVRGHEYFSYLGQKTQQEAANQAKVDVAEARMKGEIGAKQREGRTLQNAAKIDAETRVYSKQREGEGRKEEVRVRTEVKIFENNREAEVAEADAELAKRKAEWARGARVAEVEAEKAVAIREAELQMEVERRNAMRETEKLKAEKLSHAVVDYEMKVQEANWELYKKQKEAEAQLYEQERAAEARKAAAEAAFFARRQEAEGELYAKKKEAEGLITLAEAQGIYLRTLLDALGGNYAALRDYLMINGGMYQEIAKTNADAVRGLQPKISIWTNDKEASDGGAMKEVAGVYRMLPPLFKTVQEQTGMVPPAWMGNLTTDTSTKL